From the Prunus dulcis chromosome 4, ALMONDv2, whole genome shotgun sequence genome, one window contains:
- the LOC117625475 gene encoding uncharacterized protein K02A2.6-like, which translates to MLVELGIQSVEILGDSMLVLKQIAGEYKCLNPSLAVYLVAARNLLTEFREATWEHIPREENFAANELAQVASGIQMPEDCVQRIIKIGRKSLPSVLTRGMEIEVNSALITKDDWRGPIMTYLQYPTLPSERRVRIMATNYLMWNEDLVRKSKDEVLLRCLGKTEYMKVMGETHEGICGAHQGGRKMCWLIRRYGYFWPTMLKDCINYSKGWDGQWISLAKSIQPAASSQQHCFIIVATDYFTKWVEAKPIKTTTSQEIITFIEEQIIQRFGIPESITTDRGSSFISRDMLDMAEAFKFKLLQSTPYYAQANGQAESSNKVIINIIRKMLEKNPKQWHEKLSETLWAYRTSKREATGMTPYALTYGHDAILPMEIAVQSLRIAHQHHLTGEDYSQAMLLELEELDASRIDTLNKLLAGKQAVSRAYNKRVKDKSFEEGEIVWKAILPLGTHIAGYGKWSPTWEGPFVINQILGMGAYRLQDRDGVIHNAPINGKWLKKFHPTMWDSQAMQTDPGIEREQG; encoded by the exons ATGTTGGTAGAATTAGGAATCCAATCCGTGGAGATCTTGGGAGATTCCATGCTTGTCTTAAAACAAATTGCTGGAGAATACAAGTGTCTAAATCCTTCCTTGGCTGTATATCTAGTAGCAGCTAGAAATCTGTTGACAGAATTCAGAGAAGCTACTTGGGAACACATCCCAAGGGAAGAGAACTTTGCAGCCAATGAACTGGCTCAGGTAGCATCAGGCATACAAATGCCCGAAGACTGCGTCCAAAGGATCATCAAGATAGGAAGAAAGAGTCTACCGTCAGTTCTGACCAGAGGAATGGAGATAGAGGTCAATTCTGCCTTGATCACTAAAGACGATTGGAGGGGGCCTATCATGACTTACTTGCAGTATCCCACTCTGCCCTCTGAGAGAAGAGTGAGAATCATGGCTACAAACTACCTCATGTGGAATGAAGATTTGGTCCGAAAAAGTAAAGATGAGGTGCTATTAAGGTGCCTCGGAAAgacagaatatatgaaagtcaTGGGAGAAACCCATGAGGGGATCTGTGGAGCTCaccaaggaggaagaaagatgtGCTGGTTAATTAGAAGGTATGGCTACTTCTGGCCAACCATGTTGAAGGATTGCATCAATTATTCCAAGGGAT GGGATGGGCAATGGATCTCATTGGCAAAATCTATCCAGCCAGCAGCCAGCAGCCAGCAGCATTGTTTTATCATTGTTGCTACAGactatttcaccaaatgggtagagGCCAAGCCAATCAAAACCACAACTTCTCAAGAGATCATCACCTTTATAGAAGAACAGATCATACAAAGATTCGGCATTCCAGAATCAATCACAACTGATAGGGGTTCTTCTTTCATATCTAGGGATATGCTAGATATGGCAGaagcattcaaattcaaactacTTCAGTCCACCCCCTATTATGCTCAAGCTAATGGACAGGCAGAATCAAGTAACAAGGTgattatcaatatcatcaggAAAATGTTGGAGAAGAATCCAAAACAGTGGCATGAAAAGTTATCAGAGACTTTGTGGGCATACAGAACTTCCAAAAGAGAAGCAACTGGCATGACTCCCTATGCTCTAACCTACGGCCATGATGCAATTCTGCCTATGGAGATAGCAGTCCAATCTCTTAGAATTGCTCACCAGCACCATCTCACAggagaagactactctcaagCCATGTTACTTGAATTAGAAGAATTGGATGCAAGTAGGATTGACaccctcaacaaactcttGGCAGGAAAACAGGCTGTATCAAGAGCATACAATAAAAGAGTTAAAGACAAAAGTTTTGAAGAAGGAGAGATAGTCTGGAAGGCAATTCTGCCCCTTGGAACACACATAGCTGGATACGGAAAATGGTCACCTACATGGGAAGGTCCTTTTGTGATTAACCAGATCCTCGGAATGGGGGCATATAGGTTGCAGGACAGAGATGGAGTTATTCACAATGCCCCAATCAATGGCAAATGGTTAAAGAAGTTCCACCCAACCATGTGGGA